A single window of Debaryomyces hansenii CBS767 chromosome F complete sequence DNA harbors:
- a CDS encoding DEHA2F27192p (similar to uniprot|P40100 Saccharomyces cerevisiae YER185W Hypothetical ORF): MINKLEIRDESLETWKAYNYTPSKAAAAIFVVLFGLATIFQVYQIVKTMASKNYTRKEKRVLWIMLPFVLGGVFEFVGYIGRVMSSSDVTSLGPYIIQSILLLVAPALFAATLYMSLGRLIARLECHRLSIIPLKYLTKIFVVGDVVSFLMQAGGGGIMSSGDQSSMKTGERVIIGGLIVQIVFFGMFMVVEVIFHYRVLKHPNECAMFIRNIPSQFNNWNSILFTLLACSILIFIRSIFRLVEYIQGNDGYLISHEAFLYGFDAALMFLNMVIFISQDIGKYYVSFREFKSLNAGNDNYSANPTVTDKESIEESNFK, from the coding sequence atgataaataaattagaaatcaGAGATGAATCACTTGAGACCTGGAAGGCCTATAATTATACACCTTCAAAGGCAGCAGCAGCAATTTTCGTTGTGTTATTTGGATTGGCgacaatttttcaagtttatCAAATTGTGAAGACAATGgcttcaaaaaattatactAGAAAAGAGAAGCGTGTGTTATGGATTATGCTTCCTTTTGTATTGGGTGGggtttttgaatttgttggATATATTGGAAGGGTCATGTCAAGCTCCGACGTCACTTCCCTCGGACCATACATCATCCAATCAATACTTTTATTAGTTGCACCTGCATTATTTGCCGCTACGCTATACATGTCACTTGGAAGGCTAATTGCACGTTTGGAATGTCATAGACTCTCAATTATCCcattgaagtatttaacCAAGATCTTTGTGGTCGGTGATGTGGTGTCGTTCTTAATGCAGGCTGGTGGTGGAGGAATTATGTCTTCGGGTGACCAATCATCCATGAAGACCGGGGAACGCGTGATTATTGGTGGTTTGATAGTTCAGATAGTTTTCTTTGGGATGTTCATGGTCGTGGAAGTGATCTTTCATTATAGAGTCCTTAAACACCCAAATGAATGTGCTATGTTTATCAGAAATATACCCTcacaattcaataattggaatTCTATTTTGTTTACCCTTTTAGCATGCTCAATACTTATATTCATAAGATCTATATTCAGATTGgttgaatatattcaagGAAATGATGGGTATCTTATTTCGCATGAAGCATTTCTTTATGGTTTTGATGCAGCGCTCATGTTCTTGAATATGGTGATCTTTATTTCGCAagatattggaaaatattatGTTTCATTTAGAGAATTTAAGTCTCTTAACGCTGGGAATGATAACTATAGTGCTAACCCCACTGTTACTGACAAAGAGTCAATCGAAGAATCGAATTTTAAATAG
- a CDS encoding DEHA2F27214p (weakly similar to CA5671|CaCTA4 Candida albicans CaCTA4), whose translation MPFERNKKRARQILVCGNCHKKKRKCDRNLPCSSCIKLSIDATCAYSTMSYKKQHLQDDRSYSSEAFRKIPGNIDSRERNIKDDSLHNKIGILNNKIKDLEASITMTTFQNKQAPRGSTTQHDDNHIIQKYHANKSPNTLNNVKRLGDDIRLIGINPVLSSEDSINFLDSLTKDPESDLRVVVTPFGPLRFLVLSRQDPASILIWKYLAWPKRKHFSLESVLNENSQDNGLEDLDGRSRIFYGNKYIKRLEKNHSESDTIEVKKAISSFGLTLGLSFTPVSFHYDSNLLEQIKQILPGKRTLHMLINMFFDTLYPFFPILDESAFRADVSRITGDYNPDNLDGHIENIVLGSKYDLAFLATLLITVRLSYLSLFSNDVVKNEELLNSQDAPSNSRDKRYLMQHPIPIEVITVAERCIKEFELITEPSLALFQSLCMMHIYRGYAPEEDPSNNHQSVISIGTLYQMASVLYLNRDPNYILYFSLRKIDERTRMLKRRLWYFLINADIEDSIIYGSPIYTIESNYDTEKPCLYEYTSNISNVVLEREIVTACDEMHPVVMFSHKILDMIFRVRSDMKISDLADHLSDFEILVEKTLGSASEYLVSDNCSPEFLKIQKFKLYLYCKLMLSYMYYCFFLYFENRNVQLSMFYLKKSWAIVHYELAAISGDILCYCDDYFGSAFALMVTPIIEYLTRMRLLLGQFRVRLKNTRLSIDMHTFNKVSMSNSQIKLYINSLDTLTDIVSEIEMQSVKSISSLSKRYFYAWKSSQSYNYGRSILDDDELYNSDKESKSRADLKFSLDELQQLENLLHCCLDLMKRNSSNLMSRTSARNIHPITDSEEHILNKHQFDKFWFSFDLLKQESVSSRNGISTYDRNRENYPINQRSLSVENSNAAAAFDIDNNILYENNLFGSFAMDDFFFDNPFNIIS comes from the coding sequence ATGCCATTCGAAAGGAATAAGAAACGAGCGAGACAGATTCTTGTTTGTGGGAACTGTCacaagaaaaaaagaaagtGTGATCGAAATCTCCCTTGTTCTAGTTGTATCAAACTAAGCATTGATGCCACTTGTGCCTACAGCACTATGTCGTATAAGAAACAGCATTTGCAGGACGACCGAAGTTATAGTTCAGAAGCTTTTCGTAAAATACCGGGAAATATAGATAGCAGGGAACGAAATATAAAAGATGATTCATTGCATAATAAAATAGGAATTTtgaacaataaaataaagGATCTTGAAGCTTCTATAACCATGACGACATTCCAAAATAAGCAAGCGCCTCGTGGTTCAACTACTCAGCATGATGACAATCACATTATTCAGAAGTATCATGCAAACAAGTCGCCAAATACGTTGAATAATGTAAAAAGGTTAGGGGATGACATTCGTCTTATAGGTATCAATCCCGTACTATCGAGCGAGGATTCcattaattttcttgattcCCTTACGAAAGATCCAGAAAGTGATCTTAGAGTTGTAGTTACTCCATTTGGTCCCTTGAGGTTCCTTGTTTTGCTGAGACAAGATCCGGCCTCTATTTTGATATGGAAATATTTGGCTTGGCCGAAACGGAAACATTTTTCACTTGAATCAGTACTTAATGAGAACCTGCAAGATAACGGATTAGAAGATCTAGATGGACGATCACGTATTTTTTatggaaataaatatatcaaaagaTTAGAAAAGAACCATTCAGAGTCGGATACTATTGAAGTTAAGAAAGCTATATCTAGTTTCGGTTTGACATTGGGACTCAGCTTCACACCTGTACTGTTCCATTACGATTCCAATTTATTGGAGCAAATAAAGCAAATATTACCTGGAAAGAGAACGCTTCATATGCTTATCAATATGTTTTTTGATACTTTGTATCCATTTTTTCCTATATTAGACGAATCTGCGTTTCGGGCTGACGTCTCTCGTATCACTGGGGACTATAATCCCGACAACCTTGATGGGCACatagaaaatattgttCTAGGAAGTAAGTATGACTTGGCTTTCTTAGCCACGCTCTTGATTACTGTGAGATTAAGTTACCTATCATTATTTAGCAATGATGTAGTAAAGAATGAGGAACTATTAAATTCGCAGGACGCACCACTGAATTCTCGAGACAAAAGGTATCTTATGCAACATCCCATACCTATTGAAGTAATAACTGTTGCAGAACGATGTATCAAAGagtttgaattaattacaGAACCAAGTTTGGCTCTTTTCCAATCTTTATGCATGATGCATATTTATCGGGGTTATGCGCCTGAGGAGGATCCTTCTAATAATCATCAATCAGTTATTTCTATCGGGACTTTGTACCAAATGGCTAGTGTTTTGTACTTGAACAGAGATCCCAATtacatattatatttttctctCAGAAAAATAGATGAGAGGACAAGAATGCTAAAAAGAAGGTTGTGGTATTTTTTGATCAATGCTGACATCGAGGATTCAATCATATATGGGTCCCCAATATATACAATTGAATCGAATTATGATACAGAAAAGCCTTGCTTATACGAATACACATCCAATATAAGTAACGTGGTATTAGAGAGAGAGATAGTAACAGCATGTGATGAGATGCATCCTGTTGTTATGTTTTCCCATAAAATTCTAGACATGATATTTAGAGTCAGGTCTGATATGAAAATTTCCGACCTAGCTGATCATTTAtcagattttgaaattttagtTGAGAAGACCCTTGGAAGTGCAAGTGAATATTTAGTATCTGATAATTGTTCTCCAgagtttttgaaaattcagaAGTTTAagttatatttatattgtaAGTTGATGTTGCTGTATATGTATTATTgcttttttttatattttgaaaacagGAATGTTCAGTTGAGTatgttttatttgaagaaactGTGGGCTATTGTGCATTACGAATTGGCTGCTATCTCTGGAGATATTTTATGTTATTGTGATGATTACTTTGGATCAGCCTTCGCGTTAATGGTTACaccaataattgaatatctaACTCGTATGAGGTTGCTTTTGGGTCAATTTCGAGTTAGACTCAAGAATACTCGCTTATCTATAGATATGCATACATTTAACAAAGTCTCTATGAGCAATTCCCAGATTAAACTCTATATTAACTCTCTTGATACCTTAACGGACATCGTGagtgaaattgaaatgcAAAGTGtgaaatcaatatcaaGCTTGAGTAAACGATACTTCTATGCATGGAAGTCTTCGCAGTCGTATAATTATGGCAGAAGTATActagatgatgatgaactATATAATAGTGACAAAGAAAGTAAATCAAGAGctgatttaaaattttcgCTTGACGAACTACAACAGTTGGAAAACCTACTTCATTGCTGCCTCGACTTGATGAAACGTAATTCCTCAAATTTGATGAGTAGAACTAGTGCAAGAAATATACACCCAATTACTGATTCAGAGGAACATATACTTAACAAGCATCAATTTGACAAATTCTGGTTTCTGTTTGATTTGCTAAAACAGGAAAGTGTCTCTTCACGAAATGGAATTTCCACATATGATCGAAACAGAGAGAATTATCCTATCAATCAGCGTAGTCTCTCTGTCGAAAACTCTAATGCCGCAGCCGCCTTTGATAtcgataataatatattatatgaaaaCAATCTATTTGGTAGCTTTGCTATGGATGACTTTTTCTTTGACAATCccttcaatattataagCTAA
- a CDS encoding DEHA2F27170p (no similarity), whose product MNDMQIDRLWTLLNLHTQELNKSFAQHAFSSNGKKGLSLSIDQNISLAECSDTILILIYALGISHLLI is encoded by the coding sequence ATGAATGATATGCAAATTGATAGATTATGGACATTACTAAATCTACACACACAGGAATTGAATAAGTCTTTTGCACAACATGCCTTCTCTAGTAACGGGAAGAAAGGGCTCTCTCTCTCTATTgaccaaaatatttctttagcTGAGTGCTCTGAcacaatattaattttgatttacGCCTTAGGGATTTCGCActtattgatttaa
- a CDS encoding DEHA2F27236p (similar to CA0008|IPF12110 Candida albicans IPF12110) — protein MTTFNTQISIKSLSGKLDNILHDAIDRSKPQSFVPGVVGGVTNEKETVYLKAEGVENLNTAKPMTNNSIFCYYSCTKAITTTAILQLWEKGLIDLDIPVKTYLPKIGKIGIIKELKDGKKPVTENAKADITMRMLLTHTAGFSYAFFNDNYNRLLKSSGQPNILSVDENTMDHTFLTYEPGTKWHYGMNLDWAGFVLEAITGKSLEEYITENIFIPTNMTSCTFHLGSDKDAVAAHVRTSNGLSVAPFGPDKSPKLDMGGHGVFGTVDDYLKFIRIWLNEGTTSEGVQIIKRETYQLAIQNNLPEGLHITNLESYDSRITKSVDIDPELEPDTWCLGFAVSENDLPTGRPKGCLYWSGVANLFYLIDIKNKIGIFWASQIFPFLDASADGFVDMESAVYDTWHSSTV, from the coding sequence TTCCGGTAAATTAGacaatattcttcatgACGCCATAGATAGATCCAAGCCGCAAAGCTTTGTTCCTGGTGTTGTTGGTGGAGTTACTAACGAGAAGGAAACTGTATACTTGAAGGCAGAAGGGGTTGAAAATCTCAATACAGCCAAGCCTATGACAAACAATTCTATTTTCTGCTATTATTCGTGCACTAAGGCAATCACAACTACTGctattcttcaattatgGGAAAAAGGTTTAATTGACCTAGATATTCCTGTTAAAACGTATTTACCTAAGATAGGGAAGATTGGAATtatcaaagaattgaaagatgGTAAGAAACCCGTAACTGAGAATGCTAAAGCTGACATTACTATGCGTATGCTATTGACACATACAGCAGGATTTTCATATGCCTTTTTCAACGACAATTACAATAGGTTACTTAAACTGAGTGGTCAACCCAATATCCTTAGCGTTGACGAAAATACCATGGATCACACATTCTTGACTTACGAGCCTGGGACTAAATGGCATTATGGAATGAATTTGGACTGGGCAGGATTTGTATTAGAAGCTATAACTGGAAAAAGCCTAGAGGAATATATTACagagaatatttttatacCAACAAATATGACATCATGTACCTTTCATTTAGGGTCTGATAAAGATGCAGTAGCGGCACATGTACGTACTAGTAATGGATTATCTGTTGCGCCATTTGGTCCCGATAAGTCACCCAAATTAGATATGGGTGGCCATGGTGTTTTTGGTACAgttgatgattatttgaaattcatCAGGATTTGGTTAAATGAAGGTACTACTTCTGAAGGTGTACAAATTATCAAGCGCGAAACCTATCAGCTTgcaattcaaaataatttaccAGAAGGGTTACACATAACAAATCTTGAATCATATGATTCTAGAATTACAAAATCAGTCGATATAGATCCAGAATTAGAACCTGACACTTGGTGTCTCGGTTTTGCCGTAAGTGAAAATGATTTACCTACTGGTAGACCAAAGGGATGTCTATACTGGTCAGGGGTCGCaaatttgttttatttgatagatatcaaaaataaaattggaatattCTGGGCCTCTCAAATATTCCCATTTTTAGATGCATCTGCCGACGGGTTCGTAGACATGGAAAGTGCTGTGTATGACACTTGGCATTCATCTACAGTCTAA